A region from the Triticum aestivum cultivar Chinese Spring chromosome 3D, IWGSC CS RefSeq v2.1, whole genome shotgun sequence genome encodes:
- the LOC123074941 gene encoding uncharacterized protein — protein sequence MEIITKRPRERRGNAADGEPLPQLLDSPLPTPRRSCASADAPGSSLRCAASPLRTHVPFSWESSPGVPKSGRDTREETMPPPKLPPGRWPPQCPTRTNWCYGNGSEASSDDCDASSFSDALDRTSSSPARIGSFDRVTSKRFEDIFLGRTESFAKDRSYSSRHAPTGEPSAVVAASSSSARHTKHWRRRGSSRHHDDDDGEWPKSNDPVKVMPRVEQMSPRACGLMVFFPWSAKRAACGVRSPSTTRRAGVIDHSPSRGRGNPTLRDALQEDNKTEDMDVHDPPQQPRGEKRGREEWHGRGWGVSSLLDTSKRYCTDARKALSKLSIGLGADSGSPRVGRDRRSGTQDATSTTTTGPVAGAKLTKLKSNRN from the coding sequence ATGGAGATCATCACCAAGCGCCCCAGGGAGAGGCGGGGCAATGCCGCCGACGGCGAGCCGCTCCCGCAGCTGCTCGACTCGCCGCTCCCCACGCCGCGCCGCTCGTGCGCCTCGGcggacgcgcccggcagcagcctGCGGTGCGCCGCCTCGCCGCTGCGGACGCATGTGCCTTTCTCCTGGGAGAGCTCCCCTGGCGTGCCCAAGAGCGGCAGGGACACGCGGGAGGAGACGATGCCGCCGCCCAAGCTGCCGCCCGGGCGCTGGCCGCCGCAGTGCCCCACGAGGACCAACTGGTGCTACGGCAACGGGAGCGAGGCCAGCAGCGACGACTGCGACGCGTCGTCCTTCTCCGACGCCCTGGACAGGACGTCCTCCTCGCCCGCCCGGATCGGCTCCTTCGACCGGGTCACGTCCAAGCGCTTCGAGGACATCTTCCTCGGCCGCACCGAGAGCTTCGCCAAGGACCGGTCCTACTCCTCCCGCCACGCGCCCACGGGCGAGCCCAGCGCCGTCGTCGCCGCGTCGTCGTCCTCGGCGAGACACACGAAGCACTGGCGTCGACGCGGCAGCTCGCGCCACCACGATGACGACGACGGGGAGTGGCCGAAGAGCAACGACCCCGTGAAGGTCATGCCGCGCGTCGAGCAGATGTCCCCGAGAGCATGCGGGCTCATGGTGTTCTTCCCATGGAGCGCGAAGCGGGCGGCCTGCGGGGTCAGGAGCCCGTCGACGACGCGTCGCGCCGGCGTCATTGATCATTCGCCCTCCCGCGGCCGCGGCAACCCTACCCTGCGCGACGCTCTGCAGGAGGACAACAAGACCGAGGACATGGACGTGCACGACCCGCCGCAGCAGCCGCGTGGGGAGAAGAGGGGCCGCGAGGAATGGCATGGCCGCGGGTGGGGCGTCTCGTCGCTGCTCGACACGAGCAAGAGGTACTGCACCGACGCACGGAAAGCCCTGAGCAAGCTATCCATCGGCCTGGGCGCCGACAGTGGCAGCCCGAGAGTTGGCAGGGACAGGAGGAGCGGCACGCAGGATGCCACGTCCACAACGACGACCGGGCCCGTCGCCGGCGCCAAGCTGACGAAACTCAAGTCTAACAGAAATTAA